One window of the Triticum dicoccoides isolate Atlit2015 ecotype Zavitan chromosome 3B, WEW_v2.0, whole genome shotgun sequence genome contains the following:
- the LOC119275934 gene encoding uncharacterized protein LOC119275934 isoform X1 has translation MEVGSLIICWSKSDNNRRRNAQQASLSSMASTDGHMRDHCFLLEKAWCLVGVCVVPTRLHQHFPSTPPEKEIISSRIQDDRDSLPLAVGAPSVSSQLLPSVLDATATKKVEGDPFTSMDSTKIIPAATA, from the exons ATGGAAG TGGGGAGTCTGATCATTTGCTGGTCAAAATCTGACAACAATCGGAGGAGGAATGCGCAACAAGCAAGTCTATCATCGATGGCAAG TACTGATGGACATATGAGGGATCATTGTTTCTTATTGGAGAAGGCCTGGTGTTTAGTTGGTGTCTGTGTGGTACCTACACGGCTACACCAGCATTTTCCATCAACACCTCCAGAAAAAGAGATAATCTCCAG CCGCATCCAGGACGACCGGGACTCGCTGCCACTAGCTGTTGGTGCACCTTCTGTTAGCTCCCAGCTGTTACCTAGTGTGCTTGATGCTACTGCTACAAAGAAG gttgaaggagatcccttCACTTCAATGGATTCAACAAAAATAATCCCTGCTGCCACTGCATAA
- the LOC119275934 gene encoding uncharacterized protein LOC119275934 isoform X2 — protein MGSLIICWSKSDNNRRRNAQQASLSSMASTDGHMRDHCFLLEKAWCLVGVCVVPTRLHQHFPSTPPEKEIISSRIQDDRDSLPLAVGAPSVSSQLLPSVLDATATKKVEGDPFTSMDSTKIIPAATA, from the exons A TGGGGAGTCTGATCATTTGCTGGTCAAAATCTGACAACAATCGGAGGAGGAATGCGCAACAAGCAAGTCTATCATCGATGGCAAG TACTGATGGACATATGAGGGATCATTGTTTCTTATTGGAGAAGGCCTGGTGTTTAGTTGGTGTCTGTGTGGTACCTACACGGCTACACCAGCATTTTCCATCAACACCTCCAGAAAAAGAGATAATCTCCAG CCGCATCCAGGACGACCGGGACTCGCTGCCACTAGCTGTTGGTGCACCTTCTGTTAGCTCCCAGCTGTTACCTAGTGTGCTTGATGCTACTGCTACAAAGAAG gttgaaggagatcccttCACTTCAATGGATTCAACAAAAATAATCCCTGCTGCCACTGCATAA